One genomic region from Mangifera indica cultivar Alphonso chromosome 17, CATAS_Mindica_2.1, whole genome shotgun sequence encodes:
- the LOC123201073 gene encoding transcription factor MYB114-like, translating to MKMAPLRSQCNNKELNRGVWTAEEDQKLAKVIEIHGPKRWKTVAAKAGLSRCGKSCRLRWMNYLRPDIKRGNISDQEEDLILRLHKLLGNRWSLIAGRLPGRTDNEVKNYWNSQLSKKIKQHEKQIRASTKPEKKKVKLGTRKTREEEGTSNADEGLSRDELMDCYNEEPLNLEWMSRFFENDESWFKYA from the exons ATGAAAATGGCTCCCCTCAGAAGTCAATGCAACAACAAAGAACTTAATCGAGGAGTATGGACCGCTGAAGAAGACCAAAAACTTGCAAAGGTTATTGAAATCCATGGTCCAAAGAGATGGAAAACAGTTGCAGCCAAAGCAG GTCTGAGTAGATGTGGGAAGAGTTGCAGGTTAAGATGGATGAATTATCTGAGGCCAGACATCAAGAGAGGCAATATATCAGACCAAGAAGAGGACTTGATACTCAGGCTGCATAAACTCCTTGGAAACAG GTGGTCTTTGATTGCGGGGAGATTACCTGGACGGACTGATAATGAGGTCAAGAACTACTGGAATTCTCAATTGAGCAAGAAAATAAAGCaacatgaaaaacaaattagagCTTCAACGAAgccagagaaaaaaaaagtgaaactgGGCACACGAAAAACAAGGGAAGAAGAAGGAACTTCTAATGCAGATGAGGGTTTATCTAGAGATGAGTTAATGGATTGCTATAACGAAGAGCCTCTAAACTTGGAGTGGATGAGTAGATTTTTTGAGAACGACGAGAGTTGGTTTAAATATGCATGA